One Pseudodesulfovibrio cashew DNA window includes the following coding sequences:
- a CDS encoding ATP-grasp domain-containing protein — protein sequence MFLLDAPYVSDFLLKSVKGLNQPVLDTPEARRFAAGAGIELIDEIEFAARMAMGQRIYANSENGLAKLMDCGCNDDLARRIGVCKDKALFRETVAGVHPDYRFMRVPLEELETVDVSAMPYPFVAKPARGFFSLGVHIVNTLEEWPDVVRAIMAERDALNREYPEAVVDAGEFLLEESLRGEEYAIDVYFDGAGEPVILNILHHHFVSDDDVSDRLYYTSASIIRQWLEPFTAYCASIGEACGLRDFPIHLEVRVDEAGAINSIEANPLRFAGWCVADLTFHAWGFNPYEYYFADKRPDWPALLAEHEGRACAMVIGDVPPGVDRDAIVSVDLDGFADMLGGVLELRPIDHSEYPVFAFAFLGLPEADLDGLKERATSDFSRFLVTG from the coding sequence ATGTTTCTACTCGACGCCCCTTATGTTTCCGATTTCCTGCTCAAGTCCGTCAAGGGGTTGAACCAGCCCGTGCTCGACACGCCCGAGGCTCGGCGGTTTGCCGCCGGAGCCGGGATTGAGCTCATTGACGAAATCGAATTCGCGGCGCGCATGGCCATGGGCCAGCGCATCTACGCCAACTCGGAAAACGGGCTGGCCAAGCTGATGGACTGCGGCTGCAACGACGACCTGGCCAGGCGCATCGGCGTTTGCAAGGACAAGGCCCTGTTCCGCGAAACCGTTGCCGGGGTCCATCCCGACTACCGCTTCATGCGGGTCCCCCTGGAGGAACTGGAAACCGTCGACGTCTCGGCCATGCCGTATCCGTTCGTGGCCAAGCCCGCACGCGGCTTCTTCAGCCTCGGGGTGCACATCGTCAACACCCTTGAGGAGTGGCCGGACGTGGTCCGGGCCATTATGGCCGAGCGCGACGCCCTGAACCGGGAGTACCCCGAAGCCGTGGTGGATGCGGGCGAGTTTCTCCTCGAGGAGTCCCTCCGGGGCGAGGAGTACGCCATCGACGTCTACTTCGATGGAGCGGGCGAACCGGTCATCCTGAACATCCTCCACCATCACTTCGTTTCCGATGACGATGTCTCGGACCGCCTCTACTACACCTCCGCCTCGATCATACGGCAGTGGCTGGAGCCGTTCACGGCCTATTGCGCCTCCATCGGAGAGGCCTGCGGCCTGCGCGATTTCCCCATCCATCTGGAGGTGCGCGTGGACGAGGCCGGAGCGATCAACTCCATCGAGGCCAATCCCCTGCGCTTCGCCGGATGGTGCGTGGCCGACCTGACCTTCCACGCCTGGGGCTTCAATCCCTACGAATACTATTTCGCGGACAAGAGACCGGACTGGCCCGCGTTGCTGGCCGAACACGAGGGCCGGGCCTGCGCCATGGTCATCGGCGACGTGCCGCCCGGCGTGGACCGGGACGCCATCGTCTCGGTGGACCTCGACGGCTTCGCGGACATGCTCGGCGGCGTGCTGGAACTCAGGCCCATCGACCACTCCGAGTACCCGGTATTCGCCTTTGCCTTTCTCGGCCTGCCCGAGGCGGACCTAGACGGCCTCAAGGAGCGGGCCACGAGCGACTTCTCCCGGTTCCTGGTCACGGGCTGA
- a CDS encoding TIGR01777 family oxidoreductase: MRAIIAGGTGFIGQSLITELQENGWDIVVLSRSPGKVASIFGSGVIGMRWDNGDWPDLLGPETVIVNLAGENIAAGRWTRARKERILNSRIKAGERIVEVVRRSGVAPAALIQASAVGYYGPRGTELIDETADSGDGFLAEVTRRWEASTLALEEMGVRRVIIRTGVVLGNGGALERMLPPFRFFLGGPLGSGLQGVSWIHMADEVGAIRFLMENEETSGAYNLTAPTPVRFRKFARILGQTLNRPHWLKVPAFVLRLLFGDMADEALLSGQLVLPARLLRAGYGFRFPNLEEALADLLV, translated from the coding sequence ATGCGCGCAATCATCGCCGGGGGCACCGGCTTCATCGGACAATCGCTCATCACGGAGTTGCAGGAAAACGGCTGGGACATCGTGGTCCTGTCGCGCTCACCTGGCAAGGTGGCCTCGATTTTCGGCAGCGGCGTCATCGGCATGCGCTGGGACAACGGCGACTGGCCGGACCTGCTCGGGCCGGAAACGGTCATCGTCAACCTGGCCGGGGAGAACATCGCCGCCGGAAGGTGGACGCGGGCCAGGAAGGAACGCATCCTCAACAGCCGCATCAAGGCGGGCGAACGGATCGTGGAAGTGGTTCGCAGGAGCGGCGTCGCTCCGGCCGCGCTCATCCAGGCGTCGGCCGTGGGCTACTACGGCCCGCGCGGCACCGAGCTTATCGACGAGACCGCGGACTCGGGAGACGGCTTCCTGGCCGAGGTGACACGCCGCTGGGAGGCGTCCACCCTGGCGCTGGAGGAGATGGGCGTGCGCAGGGTGATCATCCGCACCGGCGTGGTCCTGGGCAACGGCGGCGCGCTTGAACGAATGCTGCCGCCGTTCCGGTTTTTCCTGGGCGGTCCCCTCGGCAGCGGGCTCCAGGGCGTGTCCTGGATTCACATGGCCGACGAGGTGGGTGCCATCCGCTTCCTGATGGAAAATGAAGAGACGTCGGGCGCGTACAATCTGACCGCGCCAACCCCGGTGCGTTTCCGCAAGTTTGCGCGCATTCTGGGCCAGACCCTGAACCGGCCCCACTGGCTCAAGGTTCCGGCCTTCGTCCTGCGGCTCCTGTTTGGCGACATGGCCGACGAGGCGCTCCTCTCGGGCCAGTTGGTGCTGCCCGCACGGCTGCTCCGGGCCGGGTACGGCTTCCGCTTCCCCAACCTGGAGGAAGCCCTGGCGGACCTGTTGGTCTGA
- a CDS encoding sigma-54-dependent transcriptional regulator: MRGQILIIDDEEGIRFSLRGILEDEGHEVIEAGSGEEGLELLGTDIPDMVFLDIWLPGMDGLEVLETIAGQYKGLPVIMISGHGTIETAVQALKKGAFDFIEKPLSLEKVVVATRNGLEFSRLRQENLALKTRINSEQPVSLTGESEAIRNLNDVISRVAPTESWVLITGENGTGKEIVARSIHNQSGRSDNPLVAVNCAAIPEELIESELFGHEKGAFTGAEKAQVGKFELADGGTLFLDEIGDMSLKTQAKILRILQEQAFEHVGGRKTITVDVRVIAATNKNLPHEIEAGNFREDLYYRLKVFPLELPPLRDRSGDIPLLIKDFEETLIQQHGFKPIAFTPEALEVLQHYPWPGNVRELKNFVERMFIMYAGDQVTPDRLPPEFQVAVPEKPTPVPTEPDAPAAEGGSFDALIADGPADLKQARADFEARFLEAKLKECDGNISQLAKAIGLERSSLYRKLKAYKIQID; the protein is encoded by the coding sequence ATGCGCGGACAGATTCTGATCATCGACGACGAGGAAGGCATCCGGTTTTCCCTGCGAGGCATCCTCGAGGACGAGGGGCACGAGGTTATTGAGGCGGGGTCCGGCGAGGAGGGATTGGAACTGCTCGGCACGGACATCCCGGACATGGTCTTCCTGGACATCTGGCTGCCGGGCATGGACGGTCTTGAAGTGCTCGAGACCATCGCCGGACAGTACAAGGGACTGCCGGTGATCATGATTTCCGGCCACGGGACCATTGAAACGGCGGTCCAGGCTCTGAAAAAGGGCGCCTTCGACTTCATCGAGAAACCCCTCTCCCTGGAAAAGGTGGTCGTGGCCACCCGCAACGGCCTGGAGTTCTCCCGCCTGCGCCAGGAAAACCTCGCCCTCAAAACCCGCATCAACTCGGAGCAGCCCGTATCGCTCACCGGCGAGTCCGAGGCCATCAGGAATCTCAACGACGTCATCTCACGGGTGGCGCCCACCGAGTCGTGGGTGCTGATCACCGGCGAGAACGGCACGGGCAAGGAGATCGTGGCCCGGTCCATTCACAACCAGTCCGGGCGCAGCGACAACCCCCTGGTTGCGGTCAACTGCGCGGCCATTCCCGAGGAACTGATCGAATCCGAACTCTTCGGCCACGAAAAAGGCGCTTTCACCGGCGCGGAAAAGGCCCAGGTGGGCAAGTTCGAGCTGGCCGACGGCGGCACCCTGTTCCTGGACGAGATCGGTGACATGAGCCTCAAAACGCAGGCCAAGATACTGCGCATCCTCCAGGAGCAGGCCTTCGAGCACGTGGGCGGGCGCAAGACCATCACCGTGGATGTGCGGGTCATTGCGGCCACCAACAAGAACCTGCCCCACGAGATCGAAGCGGGCAATTTCCGCGAGGACCTATACTACCGGCTCAAGGTCTTCCCTCTGGAGCTGCCGCCCCTGCGCGACCGGTCCGGCGACATCCCCCTGCTCATCAAGGACTTCGAGGAGACGCTCATCCAGCAGCACGGCTTCAAGCCCATCGCCTTCACCCCGGAGGCCCTGGAGGTGCTCCAGCACTACCCCTGGCCCGGCAACGTGCGGGAGCTCAAGAATTTCGTGGAGCGCATGTTCATCATGTATGCCGGAGACCAGGTCACCCCGGACCGTCTGCCGCCCGAGTTTCAGGTCGCTGTCCCGGAAAAGCCGACACCGGTCCCCACCGAGCCCGATGCGCCAGCAGCCGAAGGCGGCTCTTTCGATGCGCTCATCGCGGACGGCCCCGCCGACCTCAAGCAGGCCCGCGCCGACTTCGAGGCCCGGTTCCTGGAGGCCAAGCTCAAGGAGTGTGACGGCAACATCTCGCAGTTGGCCAAGGCCATCGGGCTGGAGCGCAGCTCACTCTATCGCAAGCTCAAGGCGTACAAGATCCAGATCGACTAG
- a CDS encoding class I SAM-dependent methyltransferase, whose amino-acid sequence MAWDPERYEKWFETPEGTFALEREMQLLQSVLAGWPRRGHKLLEIGCGTGLFLETLYQMGFDVSGIDSSPAMIMAARKRLGNRADLHQGDGELLPFSDNEFDYAFLWSVLEFTSDPKAMLEEARRVAEKGLLIGFLNKNSLYYTLNVKGSGGSLDSGHWFTWCQMQDLIKEATGFRHTLARSVLPGPMRTWKNTGLSRRLNSTLCPPSVGAFSAARVDFVNMKPLTPLFAWKTEPAT is encoded by the coding sequence ATGGCTTGGGACCCGGAACGGTACGAGAAGTGGTTTGAAACGCCCGAAGGGACGTTCGCCCTGGAGCGGGAGATGCAGTTGCTGCAATCCGTCCTGGCGGGCTGGCCCCGGCGCGGCCACAAGCTGCTCGAGATCGGCTGCGGCACCGGCCTGTTCCTGGAGACCCTCTATCAGATGGGTTTCGACGTCAGCGGCATCGACTCCAGCCCGGCCATGATCATGGCCGCCCGCAAGCGATTGGGCAACAGGGCCGACCTGCACCAGGGTGACGGCGAACTGCTCCCGTTCTCCGACAACGAATTCGACTACGCCTTCCTCTGGTCCGTGCTGGAATTCACCTCCGACCCCAAGGCCATGCTAGAGGAAGCCCGGCGCGTGGCCGAAAAGGGACTGCTCATCGGCTTCCTGAACAAGAACTCCCTCTACTACACCCTGAACGTCAAGGGCTCCGGAGGTTCCCTGGACAGCGGACACTGGTTCACCTGGTGCCAGATGCAGGACCTGATCAAGGAAGCCACAGGCTTCAGGCACACCCTGGCCCGCTCGGTCCTGCCCGGCCCCATGCGCACCTGGAAGAATACCGGCCTGAGCCGCCGCCTCAATTCGACCCTCTGCCCTCCCTCCGTGGGGGCCTTTTCCGCAGCCAGAGTGGACTTCGTCAACATGAAGCCCCTCACGCCCCTGTTCGCCTGGAAGACCGAACCCGCCACGTAG
- a CDS encoding Spy/CpxP family protein refolding chaperone, with protein sequence MRKNTTHKCMRLGALTLIMALFMAGTSALAFGGPMDGPGRKGHGDSMKEHFLSRVDYTMQELQLSPDQQAKYSTIRAHMAKALNEAEARRKATREDIRNELNRPTPDLRKVAAAMKREARIMPDTMTMQIDSLLKVHDILNKKQQARLVEMIKAHMGPIPMRNADGQQQKMGPGGTPPQGGMPGRGGPQGGPQGGFDPMS encoded by the coding sequence ATGCGAAAAAACACGACTCACAAATGCATGCGCCTCGGCGCACTCACCCTGATCATGGCCCTGTTCATGGCCGGAACCTCTGCCCTGGCCTTCGGCGGCCCCATGGACGGCCCAGGCCGCAAGGGCCACGGGGATTCCATGAAGGAGCACTTCCTCTCCCGCGTGGACTACACCATGCAGGAGCTCCAGCTCTCCCCTGACCAGCAGGCCAAGTACAGCACGATCCGAGCCCACATGGCCAAGGCCCTGAACGAGGCCGAAGCAAGGCGCAAGGCCACTCGCGAAGACATTCGCAATGAACTGAACCGTCCCACCCCGGACCTGCGCAAGGTGGCGGCGGCCATGAAGCGGGAAGCACGGATCATGCCCGACACCATGACCATGCAGATCGACAGCCTGCTCAAGGTCCACGACATCCTGAACAAGAAGCAGCAGGCCCGCCTGGTCGAGATGATCAAGGCGCACATGGGCCCCATTCCCATGCGCAACGCCGACGGCCAGCAGCAGAAGATGGGCCCCGGCGGCACGCCTCCCCAGGGCGGGATGCCCGGACGCGGCGGCCCTCAGGGCGGTCCGCAGGGCGGTTTCGACCCCATGTCCTAA
- a CDS encoding class I SAM-dependent methyltransferase, which translates to MTPVDEYARYATLYDPLIGPFLRPLHAGALDALGLERGGTMVDLCCGTGLLAGLAARRGLRPLGVDVSGAMLEVARRKHPAIPFLRGDASDTGLPEGAFGGVTLSFALHEKPEATARAIFREAMRLVRPGGVVAVADYVLPPKGTSRWTGWGIRLVERMAGETHHTCFRHFMARGGTAAFLEREGGYDECIPFMSGWAGVLTVHK; encoded by the coding sequence GTGACGCCAGTGGACGAATATGCCCGTTACGCCACCCTCTACGACCCGCTGATCGGGCCGTTCCTGCGTCCGTTGCATGCCGGGGCTCTCGACGCCCTCGGACTGGAGCGCGGCGGGACCATGGTCGATCTGTGCTGCGGCACGGGGTTGCTGGCCGGGCTGGCGGCCCGGCGCGGCCTGCGCCCTTTGGGTGTGGACGTCTCCGGGGCCATGCTGGAAGTGGCCCGCCGCAAGCATCCTGCCATCCCTTTTCTGCGCGGTGACGCTTCGGACACCGGGTTGCCGGAGGGCGCGTTCGGTGGCGTCACCCTCAGCTTCGCCCTGCACGAAAAGCCGGAGGCCACGGCCCGGGCCATCTTCCGGGAGGCCATGCGTCTGGTCCGGCCCGGCGGGGTGGTCGCCGTTGCCGACTACGTCCTGCCGCCGAAGGGAACCTCACGCTGGACCGGGTGGGGTATCCGGCTGGTGGAGCGCATGGCCGGGGAGACGCATCACACCTGCTTCCGGCATTTCATGGCGCGGGGCGGTACTGCCGCCTTCCTGGAGCGCGAAGGGGGCTATGATGAATGCATTCCTTTCATGAGTGGCTGGGCGGGCGTCCTTACGGTGCACAAGTAG